A genomic region of Cyprinus carpio isolate SPL01 chromosome B13, ASM1834038v1, whole genome shotgun sequence contains the following coding sequences:
- the eif4eb gene encoding LOW QUALITY PROTEIN: eukaryotic translation initiation factor 4eb (The sequence of the model RefSeq protein was modified relative to this genomic sequence to represent the inferred CDS: inserted 1 base in 1 codon): MATAEPELNSVSCKXEEEHSEETNQELVSPESYIKHPLQNRWSLWFFKNDKSKTWQANLRLISKFDTVEDFWALYNHIQLSSNLMSGCDYSLFKDGIEPMWEDERNKRGGRWLITLNKQQRKYDLDRFWLETLLCLIGEAFDDYSDDVCGAVVNIRTKGDKIAVWTTDYENREAITHIGRVYKERLGIPMNMTIGYQSHADTATKSGSTTKNKFVV; encoded by the exons ATGGCGACGGCGGAGCCG GAATTAAACTCAGTTTCTTGTA GTGAAGAGGAGCACTCAGAAGAGACGAATCAGGAGCTCGTCAGCCCTGAGAGCTACATCAAACACCCCCTACAGAACAG atgGTCTTTATGGTTCTTCAAAAACGACAAGAGCAAAACATGGCAGGCCAATCTCAGACTGATCTCCAAGTTTGACACAGTTGAGGATTTCTGGGC GCTTTATAACCACATTCAGCTCTCCAGTAATTTGATGTCAGGATGTGATTACTCACTTTTCAAG GATGGTATTGAGCCTATGTGGGAGGATGAGAGGAATAAAAGAGGAGGCCGCTGGCTCATCACTCTCAACAAGCAGCAGAGGAAGTATGACCTGGACCGCTTTTGGTTGGAAACT CTGCTGTGCCTCATCGGTGAGGCCTTTGACGACTACAGCGATGATGTATGCGGGGCTGTAGTCAACATCCGAACAAAAGGAGATAAAATCGCCGTCTGGACAACTGACTACGAGAACAGAGAGGCTATAACGCACATAGG GAGGGTGTACAAGGAACGATTAGGCATCCCTATGAATATGACCATTGGTTACCAGTCTCATGCTGACACAGCCACTAAGAGTGGCTCCACCACTAAGAACAAGTTTGTGGTCTGA